In one Caldivirga sp. genomic region, the following are encoded:
- a CDS encoding 50S ribosomal protein L44e — MKIPRVIRTYCPRCKTYTEHTVTQYTTGKRRTLSEGQRRYERKLLGYGSSRKPKQKTFYKVTKKVTLKLTCRQCGYVMHRTIGRLRKVELVEVR, encoded by the coding sequence ATGAAGATACCTAGAGTCATTAGGACGTATTGCCCAAGATGCAAGACGTACACGGAGCATACGGTTACACAATACACTACAGGTAAGAGGAGGACCCTCTCAGAGGGTCAGAGGAGGTATGAGAGGAAGTTACTGGGTTATGGTTCATCAAGGAAGCCTAAGCAGAAGACGTTCTATAAGGTTACCAAGAAGGTTACCCTTAAGTTAACCTGCAGGCAATGCGGTTACGTGATGCATAGGACTATTGGTAGGCTTAGGAAGGTTGAATTAGTGGAGGTTCGTTAA
- a CDS encoding RNA-protein complex protein Nop10: MVRSVIMKCTRCGRYTLRKDKCPYCGGQLTTPHPPKYSPDDRMWRYRLMLKVALGQLNVSEETRRRILESLGPGKV; the protein is encoded by the coding sequence ATGGTTAGGTCAGTGATCATGAAGTGCACCAGGTGCGGTAGGTACACTTTAAGGAAGGATAAGTGCCCCTACTGCGGTGGTCAATTAACAACCCCCCACCCACCCAAGTACTCGCCGGATGATAGAATGTGGAGGTATAGGCTTATGCTTAAAGTGGCCCTAGGCCAATTAAACGTAAGTGAGGAAACCAGGAGGAGGATTCTTGAATCATTAGGCCCTGGAAAAGTTTAA
- a CDS encoding translation initiation factor IF-2 subunit alpha — protein sequence MSSAGKKSAQIPMVRLYRRQYPEVGELVVGTVKSIEEHGAYITLDEYGGVEAYVPINEVLQSWFRNIRDYLKVGSKAVFKVIRVDPRRGLIDLSLRRVRDEERERKFNTWKRNLKAIKLMEIIAQKMGVSVGKLMEEAGWSIMEYYGDLYSAFEDAAKGNVDPLVKLGIRRELIDEIVKVANERIERPKVTIVGVLRMINLRPNGIEYIRKILDNAVEEARKLGVEAKIYVIGPPRYRIEVTGNNPRHVEEAFEKISSLLINEAKANGGEASVSRSQ from the coding sequence ATGAGTAGTGCTGGTAAAAAGAGCGCTCAGATACCCATGGTTAGGTTATATAGGAGGCAGTACCCTGAAGTTGGTGAGTTGGTGGTTGGTACTGTTAAGAGTATTGAGGAGCATGGAGCCTACATAACCCTTGATGAGTATGGGGGAGTGGAGGCTTACGTACCAATTAATGAGGTTCTTCAATCCTGGTTCAGGAACATTAGGGATTACTTGAAGGTGGGGTCTAAGGCGGTCTTCAAGGTTATAAGGGTTGACCCAAGAAGGGGCTTAATAGACTTATCATTAAGGAGGGTTAGGGATGAGGAGAGGGAGAGGAAGTTCAATACGTGGAAGAGGAACCTAAAGGCTATTAAGCTAATGGAGATAATAGCCCAGAAGATGGGTGTAAGCGTGGGTAAGCTAATGGAGGAGGCTGGGTGGAGCATCATGGAGTACTACGGTGACTTATACTCAGCCTTTGAGGATGCGGCTAAGGGTAATGTTGACCCCCTCGTTAAGTTGGGTATTAGGAGGGAGTTAATTGATGAGATAGTTAAGGTGGCTAATGAGAGGATTGAAAGACCTAAGGTAACGATAGTGGGTGTGTTAAGGATGATAAACCTAAGGCCCAATGGAATTGAGTACATTAGGAAAATCCTCGATAACGCAGTTGAGGAAGCTAGGAAACTGGGCGTTGAGGCTAAAATATACGTCATAGGTCCACCAAGGTACAGGATTGAGGTTACTGGGAATAATCCAAGGCATGTTGAGGAGGCCTTCGAGAAGATAAGTAGCCTACTCATTAATGAAGCTAAGGCTAATGGCGGTGAGGCCTCAGTCTCAAGGAGCCAGTGA
- a CDS encoding succinate dehydrogenase encodes MAEKLSTKRNPPKWSLWFKGLDEWLLIFQKVSGALLALYLIGHTLVISTALNFGHPTPLTWERIIGLIEGPQVIGNVHFGAIIEYLVALLVAIHGANGVRLILMQYFGLGLPKPERRTYPMVPSPMKKPQVIYKYLIIIVVVIFIALASYVAFIG; translated from the coding sequence GTGGCTGAGAAACTATCCACTAAGAGGAATCCACCCAAATGGTCCCTATGGTTTAAGGGGCTTGATGAATGGTTACTAATATTCCAGAAGGTTAGTGGCGCCTTACTGGCATTATACTTAATAGGGCATACGTTAGTTATATCAACGGCACTAAACTTTGGTCATCCAACACCATTAACCTGGGAGAGGATTATAGGATTAATTGAGGGGCCTCAGGTAATAGGTAATGTACACTTCGGTGCAATAATAGAGTACCTTGTGGCGCTACTAGTGGCCATTCATGGAGCTAACGGTGTTAGGTTAATACTAATGCAGTACTTCGGATTGGGGTTACCTAAGCCTGAAAGGCGTACATACCCAATGGTACCGTCACCAATGAAGAAGCCTCAGGTAATCTACAAGTACTTAATCATAATCGTTGTGGTGATTTTCATAGCCTTAGCGTCATACGTAGCGTTCATAGGGTGA
- a CDS encoding succinate dehydrogenase iron-sulfur subunit: MSSAKADIKVEIKRRTFTFKVKRYDPKTGGYRLSEYKVEVTNRQTVLDALLKIKATQDATLAVRYSCRMGTCGSCAMIINGTPRLACETKPFELGTDVITVEPLSNLKPIKDLVTDMDDFFEKHKAVDPWLIRKDEKEQFEQLDTYYPQTEEQLLNYLEFSYCIKCGACYAACPMVFLNKNYLGPQALAAAYRWSADNRDEGYVLRLKIVDSDNGVWSCHYSGTCSKVCPKGVDPALAINLLKKSLLTGKPPAR, translated from the coding sequence ATGTCCTCAGCTAAGGCCGACATTAAAGTTGAGATAAAGAGGAGGACTTTCACATTTAAAGTTAAGCGCTATGACCCTAAGACTGGTGGTTATAGGTTAAGTGAGTATAAGGTTGAAGTTACTAATAGGCAAACGGTTCTTGACGCATTACTTAAGATTAAGGCAACCCAGGATGCAACCTTAGCCGTTAGGTATAGTTGTAGGATGGGTACATGCGGTTCCTGTGCAATGATAATTAATGGTACTCCACGGTTAGCCTGCGAGACTAAGCCATTTGAATTAGGTACTGATGTAATAACAGTGGAGCCGTTAAGCAACCTTAAGCCCATTAAGGACCTTGTTACTGATATGGATGACTTCTTCGAGAAGCATAAGGCAGTGGATCCATGGTTAATTAGGAAGGATGAGAAGGAGCAGTTTGAGCAATTAGACACCTACTATCCTCAAACCGAGGAGCAATTATTGAATTACCTTGAATTCTCATACTGCATTAAGTGTGGTGCATGCTACGCCGCATGCCCCATGGTCTTCCTAAACAAGAATTACCTCGGGCCCCAGGCATTGGCGGCTGCATACAGGTGGAGTGCCGATAATAGGGATGAGGGTTACGTGCTTAGGCTTAAGATAGTTGATTCAGATAATGGAGTTTGGTCATGCCACTACAGTGGAACGTGCAGTAAGGTTTGCCCCAAGGGTGTTGACCCAGCGCTCGCAATAAACCTATTGAAGAAATCATTATTAACCGGTAAACCACCAGCCAGGTGA
- a CDS encoding DUF1874 domain-containing protein produces MSENVVYLLNGLGSCMLPCGGIIRLNPMNIDEAKSMVQNKKVVSYVERQDTAQALSTLLGINVPINSGQLIANDISMGILLHINGQVDENQLNKPDELLKLIDKGVIKLYRVLIDPYPC; encoded by the coding sequence ATGTCTGAGAACGTGGTATATCTCCTTAATGGGCTAGGATCATGTATGCTGCCTTGCGGAGGCATAATACGGCTGAATCCGATGAACATAGATGAAGCTAAAAGCATGGTGCAGAATAAGAAAGTAGTTAGTTATGTTGAAAGGCAGGATACTGCTCAAGCACTCTCAACACTGCTTGGCATTAATGTACCCATTAACAGTGGTCAATTAATAGCGAATGATATAAGCATGGGTATTCTACTACACATTAATGGGCAAGTGGATGAGAATCAGTTGAATAAACCTGATGAGCTACTGAAGCTTATTGATAAGGGAGTTATTAAATTATATAGGGTTCTCATAGACCCATACCCATGTTAA
- a CDS encoding SDR family NAD(P)-dependent oxidoreductase, with amino-acid sequence MSMKKVVIVTGAARGIGNATARLFAEEGYSVVALDVIEGEVDKSAVDFIKCDVSREEEVMNAVNYTVNKYGKIDVLVNNAGVLLVKPIEEITWDEFMRVVSINLGGTFLMIKHVAPIMKRNKSGVIVNVASISGHVGQVWHSIYSATKGAIIALTRALAWELAPYNIRVVSISPGNVDTEMMRKDINVEAQRLGLSYDETRRRRDQDQALGRVAIPREIAEVIYFLASEKASFITGTDTLVDGGLTAR; translated from the coding sequence ATGAGCATGAAAAAGGTAGTTATCGTAACTGGGGCTGCCCGTGGAATTGGTAATGCAACTGCAAGACTCTTCGCGGAGGAGGGTTATAGTGTGGTTGCGCTAGATGTTATTGAGGGTGAGGTAGATAAGTCTGCAGTAGATTTCATTAAATGTGATGTATCAAGGGAGGAGGAAGTCATGAATGCGGTGAATTATACGGTTAACAAGTACGGTAAGATCGACGTGTTAGTGAATAATGCTGGTGTACTGCTTGTTAAACCAATAGAGGAAATCACTTGGGATGAATTCATGAGGGTCGTGAGTATTAATCTCGGCGGAACATTCTTAATGATAAAGCATGTTGCCCCAATCATGAAGAGAAACAAAAGTGGCGTGATAGTTAATGTAGCATCAATATCAGGGCATGTTGGGCAAGTATGGCACTCAATCTATAGTGCAACTAAGGGGGCTATAATAGCCTTAACAAGGGCACTTGCATGGGAACTAGCCCCATATAACATAAGGGTGGTATCAATTAGTCCAGGTAATGTTGATACTGAAATGATGAGGAAAGATATTAATGTTGAAGCGCAGAGACTAGGCTTAAGCTATGATGAGACTAGAAGAAGGAGAGACCAGGATCAAGCGTTAGGTAGGGTGGCTATTCCAAGGGAGATAGCTGAGGTAATATACTTTCTAGCCAGTGAAAAAGCATCATTCATAACGGGAACAGATACATTAGTTGATGGTGGTTTAACAGCTAGGTAA
- a CDS encoding class I SAM-dependent methyltransferase gives MLNEKAMNALLSVFKINSSTLIDAISGYSHVDELLRMRLRGKRLWGTLSPEKRPILYVLIKLLKPKIAVETGVGAGVSTTVILSALNELNDGFLYSIEVSRYYDENKPVGFIIPEELKGRWVLLIGSSRELLEKTLTRLGSLQFFLHDSDHSYDNVLFELETVWRFMERGVILIDNYRFSNAAVLFAKKVKVPLLELSSEAGGLAMMLKA, from the coding sequence ATGCTGAATGAAAAAGCAATGAACGCATTATTAAGCGTGTTTAAAATTAACAGTAGCACATTAATTGATGCAATAAGTGGTTACAGTCATGTTGATGAGTTGCTAAGAATGAGACTCAGGGGCAAGAGGTTATGGGGTACATTATCACCTGAGAAGAGACCAATACTCTACGTATTAATCAAACTTCTCAAACCTAAAATAGCCGTAGAGACGGGCGTGGGGGCGGGCGTATCTACTACGGTTATCTTAAGTGCCCTCAATGAGCTAAATGATGGTTTCCTCTACTCTATTGAAGTGAGTAGGTACTATGATGAAAACAAGCCGGTGGGTTTCATTATTCCTGAAGAACTAAAGGGTAGGTGGGTACTCCTAATAGGTAGTTCAAGGGAACTGCTTGAGAAAACGTTGACTCGATTGGGTAGTCTTCAATTCTTCCTACACGATAGTGACCATAGTTACGATAATGTGTTATTTGAGCTTGAAACGGTCTGGAGGTTCATGGAGCGTGGGGTCATATTGATTGATAACTACAGGTTCAGTAATGCTGCAGTATTGTTCGCCAAGAAGGTTAAGGTGCCTTTAC